The following proteins come from a genomic window of Micromonospora echinofusca:
- a CDS encoding PP2C family protein-serine/threonine phosphatase, with protein MTLKLRSVGTSDRGLIRSGNQDALHAGTWLVAVADGMGGMAAGDLASAIAIEAVAPLDVETPEHALVAALQSGIEQATARIHQAVAEDPERQGMGTTLTALLFARTGSCLALAHVGDSRAYLFREGVLKQITRDDTFVQLLVDQGVITPDQASSHPRRAVVTQALQGEEVSPAYATMVPWPGDRWLLCSDGLSNVVRPDTLAEVLAEHPDRADCARRLIDLALRAGGPDNVTVVVADVLEE; from the coding sequence ATGACCCTGAAGCTGCGTTCCGTGGGAACGAGCGACCGTGGGCTGATCCGCAGTGGCAACCAGGACGCCCTGCACGCCGGGACCTGGCTCGTCGCCGTCGCCGACGGCATGGGCGGGATGGCGGCCGGCGACCTGGCCAGCGCGATCGCCATCGAGGCGGTCGCTCCGCTCGACGTGGAGACCCCGGAGCACGCGCTGGTGGCCGCACTGCAGAGCGGCATCGAGCAGGCCACCGCGCGGATCCACCAGGCGGTCGCCGAGGATCCGGAGCGGCAGGGCATGGGCACCACGCTCACCGCCCTGCTCTTCGCCCGTACGGGCAGCTGCCTGGCCCTCGCCCACGTCGGCGACTCCCGCGCCTACCTGTTCCGCGAAGGCGTGCTCAAGCAGATCACCCGCGACGACACGTTCGTGCAGCTGCTCGTCGACCAGGGGGTGATCACCCCCGACCAGGCCAGCAGCCACCCCCGCCGGGCGGTGGTCACCCAGGCGTTGCAGGGCGAGGAGGTCTCCCCGGCGTACGCGACGATGGTGCCGTGGCCCGGCGACCGTTGGCTGCTGTGCAGCGACGGGCTGTCCAACGTCGTCCGCCCGGACACCCTCGCCGAGGTGCTCGCGGAGCACCCGGACCGCGCGGACTGCGCCCGCCGGCTCATCGACCTCGCGCTGCGCGCGGGCGGACCGGACAACGTCACGGTGGTCGTCGCCGACGTCTTGGAGGAATGA
- a CDS encoding NADP-dependent succinic semialdehyde dehydrogenase, producing MPIATTNPATGQTLKSYDPMSAEQIDAAIERADLAYRQLRGTTIDQRGRWLNAAADLLEAERDEIARLMTTEMGKTYASARAEVTKCATACRFYAAKAADFLADEPADAGAVKATRAFVRYQPIGPVLAVMPWNFPLWQVLRFAAPALMAGNTGLLKHASNVPQTALLLEDLFRRAGFPEGAFTTLLVGSAEVDRVLSDPRVRAATLTGSEGAGRSIAQIAGRELKKTVLELGGSDPFVVMPSADLDRAAEVATTARCQNNGQSCIAAKRFIVHADIFDAFAERFAANMSALRVGDPMDPDTDVGPLASEGGRDEVHAQVRDAVDKGATVLCGGEPPAGPGWYYPPTVVTDLRPEMRMWSEEVFGPVAGLYRVSSYEEAIEVANGTSFGLGSNAWTRDPEEQERFATDLDAGNVFVNGMTTSYPELPFGGVKNSGYGRELSALGMREFCNTKTVWVGEGAASAGAGAHAE from the coding sequence ATGCCCATCGCGACCACGAATCCCGCGACCGGACAGACGCTCAAGTCCTACGACCCGATGTCGGCGGAGCAGATCGACGCCGCGATCGAGCGGGCCGACCTGGCGTACCGGCAGCTGCGCGGCACCACGATCGACCAGCGCGGTCGCTGGCTGAACGCGGCGGCCGACCTGCTGGAGGCCGAACGCGACGAGATCGCCCGGCTGATGACCACCGAGATGGGCAAGACGTACGCGTCGGCCAGGGCCGAGGTCACCAAGTGCGCCACCGCCTGCCGCTTCTACGCGGCGAAGGCGGCCGACTTCCTCGCCGACGAGCCCGCCGACGCGGGGGCGGTCAAGGCCACCCGGGCCTTCGTCCGCTACCAGCCGATCGGGCCGGTGCTCGCGGTGATGCCGTGGAACTTCCCGCTCTGGCAGGTGCTGCGCTTCGCCGCGCCGGCCCTGATGGCCGGCAACACCGGCCTGCTCAAGCACGCCTCCAACGTGCCGCAGACCGCGCTGCTGCTGGAGGACCTGTTCCGCCGCGCCGGCTTCCCGGAGGGGGCGTTCACCACCCTGCTCGTCGGCTCGGCCGAGGTCGACCGGGTGCTCAGCGACCCCCGGGTGCGCGCGGCGACGTTGACGGGCAGCGAGGGCGCCGGCCGGTCGATCGCCCAGATCGCCGGCCGGGAGCTGAAGAAGACCGTGCTGGAACTCGGCGGCAGCGACCCGTTCGTGGTGATGCCGTCGGCCGATCTCGACCGGGCCGCCGAGGTCGCCACCACCGCCCGCTGCCAGAACAACGGCCAGTCCTGCATCGCCGCCAAGCGGTTCATCGTGCACGCCGACATCTTCGACGCCTTCGCCGAGAGATTCGCCGCGAACATGTCGGCCCTGCGGGTCGGCGACCCGATGGACCCCGACACCGACGTCGGCCCGCTGGCCAGCGAGGGCGGGCGCGACGAGGTCCACGCCCAGGTACGCGACGCCGTCGACAAGGGCGCCACCGTCCTCTGCGGCGGCGAGCCGCCCGCCGGCCCCGGCTGGTACTACCCGCCGACGGTGGTCACCGACCTGCGCCCCGAGATGCGGATGTGGTCCGAGGAGGTCTTCGGCCCCGTCGCGGGCCTCTACCGGGTGTCGTCGTACGAGGAGGCGATCGAGGTGGCCAACGGCACCTCCTTCGGCCTGGGCTCCAACGCCTGGACCCGCGACCCCGAGGAGCAGGAGCGCTTCGCCACCGACCTGGACGCCGGAAACGTCTTCGTCAACGGGATGACCACCTCCTACCCCGAACTGCCCTTCGGCGGGGTGAAGAACTCCGGCTACGGCCGCGAACTCTCCGCGCTCGGCATGCGGGAGTTCTGCAACACGAAGACCGTCTGGGTGGGCGAGGGGGCCGCCTCGGCCGGCGCCGGGGCGCACGCGGAGTAG
- a CDS encoding antibiotic biosynthesis monooxygenase, with the protein MTMTHALPVTVAVARRTDPARTSEMVAWMRAGTALAEAFPGFLGSGWVRSAPGSGEWHIIYRFADHDTLRRWEESPQRHWWLSSAQGIVEHTRVERRTGVEGWFDPPREHVAQTVPVSAEPTVPPPSPPRWKQAVTIWLAFFPLSLTATLLTSRFLPDVPLAARVLLMTLTLTPLMTYLVLPRITRTLHWWLHGQAAPWRLAR; encoded by the coding sequence ATGACGATGACCCACGCGCTGCCGGTGACCGTCGCCGTCGCCCGGCGCACCGACCCCGCCCGGACCAGCGAGATGGTGGCCTGGATGCGGGCCGGCACGGCGCTGGCCGAGGCGTTCCCGGGGTTCCTCGGGTCCGGCTGGGTACGCAGCGCGCCCGGCTCCGGGGAGTGGCACATCATCTACCGCTTCGCCGACCACGACACGCTGCGCCGCTGGGAGGAGTCCCCGCAGCGGCACTGGTGGCTCTCCTCCGCGCAGGGCATCGTCGAGCACACCCGGGTCGAGCGGCGTACCGGCGTCGAGGGCTGGTTCGACCCGCCGCGGGAGCACGTGGCGCAGACCGTGCCGGTCAGCGCCGAGCCGACGGTCCCGCCGCCCTCCCCACCGCGCTGGAAGCAGGCGGTGACCATCTGGCTGGCGTTCTTCCCGCTCAGCCTGACCGCGACGCTGCTCACCAGCCGGTTCCTCCCGGACGTGCCGCTGGCCGCCCGGGTGCTCCTGATGACCCTCACGCTGACCCCGCTGATGACCTACCTGGTGCTGCCCCGGATCACCCGGACCCTGCACTGGTGGCTGCACGGCCAGGCCGCGCCCTGGCGCCTGGCGCGCTGA
- a CDS encoding GNAT family N-acetyltransferase encodes MSEQRSPGLRPGGSTDAPAVLRLLDDATAWLVARGRTGQWGTAPASTDPRRIAQAEAWATGGGLWLATLADRPVGALVVGTATEYVPPATEPELYVNLLVTDRAHAASGIGGRLLAHAAELARERGLGLLRVDCYAGGDGALVRWYERQGFTATDAFTVERPGRDPWPGQVLVRRLP; translated from the coding sequence ATGAGCGAGCAGCGGAGCCCTGGCCTGCGCCCCGGCGGGTCGACGGACGCGCCCGCCGTGCTGCGGCTGCTCGACGACGCCACCGCCTGGCTGGTGGCGCGGGGTCGCACCGGCCAGTGGGGCACCGCCCCGGCCTCGACCGACCCGCGGCGGATCGCGCAGGCCGAGGCTTGGGCGACCGGCGGCGGGTTGTGGCTGGCGACGCTCGCCGACCGGCCGGTCGGCGCACTGGTGGTCGGGACGGCGACCGAGTACGTGCCGCCCGCCACCGAGCCCGAGCTGTACGTGAACCTGCTGGTCACCGACCGCGCGCACGCCGCGTCGGGCATCGGCGGCCGGCTGCTGGCGCACGCCGCCGAGTTGGCCCGGGAGCGTGGGCTCGGCCTGCTGCGGGTGGACTGCTACGCGGGCGGCGACGGCGCGCTGGTCCGGTGGTACGAGCGGCAGGGCTTCACGGCCACCGACGCGTTCACGGTCGAGCGCCCGGGCCGCGACCCGTGGCCGGGACAGGTGCTCGTGCGCCGCCTGCCCTGA
- a CDS encoding TIGR03885 family FMN-dependent LLM class oxidoreductase, giving the protein MTVFGFHASHEQIDPRALLEAVIHAERAGFDAAMSSDHFAPWSERQGQSGFAWSWLGAALQATNLPFGVVNAPGQRYHPAIIAQAIGTLGAMYPGRFWAALGTGEASNEHITGDAWPRKDVRNARLRECVDVIRALLAGEEVSHDGLVRVDRAKLWTRPEQPPALIGAAVSVATARWCAEWADGLITVNAPTAHLREMIGAYREAGGRGPLHLQVHVSWAPEQAEAERVAYDQWRSNVFAPPVCWDLETPEHFDVISQDMPMEKVHDVVNVSADLGRHVGWLEEYLELGFDQIALHHVGQEQRDFIDAFGAEVLPKLRSAG; this is encoded by the coding sequence ATGACGGTGTTCGGCTTCCACGCGTCCCACGAGCAGATCGATCCCCGCGCCCTGCTGGAGGCGGTGATCCACGCCGAGCGGGCCGGCTTCGACGCCGCCATGTCCTCGGACCACTTCGCGCCCTGGAGCGAGCGGCAGGGCCAGTCCGGTTTCGCCTGGTCCTGGCTGGGGGCCGCGCTCCAGGCGACCAACCTGCCGTTCGGGGTGGTCAACGCCCCCGGGCAGCGCTACCACCCGGCGATCATCGCCCAGGCGATCGGCACCCTGGGCGCGATGTACCCGGGCCGGTTCTGGGCCGCCCTCGGCACCGGCGAGGCGAGCAACGAGCACATCACCGGCGACGCCTGGCCGCGCAAGGACGTCCGCAACGCCCGGCTGCGCGAGTGCGTGGACGTGATCCGCGCGCTGCTGGCCGGCGAGGAGGTCAGCCACGACGGCCTGGTACGGGTCGACCGGGCGAAGCTGTGGACCCGACCGGAGCAGCCGCCGGCGCTGATCGGAGCGGCGGTCAGCGTGGCCACCGCCCGCTGGTGCGCCGAGTGGGCGGACGGTCTGATCACGGTGAACGCCCCGACCGCGCACCTGCGGGAGATGATCGGCGCGTACCGGGAGGCCGGCGGGCGCGGGCCGCTGCACCTCCAGGTGCACGTGAGCTGGGCGCCGGAGCAGGCCGAGGCGGAGCGGGTCGCGTACGACCAGTGGCGCAGCAACGTCTTCGCCCCGCCGGTCTGTTGGGACCTGGAGACCCCGGAGCACTTCGACGTGATCTCGCAGGACATGCCGATGGAGAAGGTCCACGACGTCGTGAACGTCTCCGCCGACCTCGGGCGGCACGTCGGCTGGCTGGAGGAGTACCTGGAGCTCGGCTTCGACCAGATCGCGCTGCACCACGTCGGGCAGGAGCAGCGGGACTTCATCGACGCGTTCGGCGCCGAGGTGCTGCCGAAGCTGCGCAGCGCCGGTTGA
- a CDS encoding DUF6343 family protein — protein MTRSQPRRARGTVGHAYSALNMRLLLAGFGLVTMTVFAVLAFNADLVWLGVLCVVFAVVAVVDLIIIQRRRAARRREEPGARHSLFE, from the coding sequence ATGACGAGATCGCAGCCCCGGCGCGCCCGTGGCACGGTCGGCCACGCCTACAGCGCGCTCAACATGCGGCTCCTGCTGGCCGGGTTCGGGCTGGTGACCATGACCGTCTTCGCGGTGCTGGCGTTCAACGCCGACCTGGTGTGGCTGGGGGTCCTCTGCGTGGTCTTCGCGGTGGTCGCCGTGGTCGACCTGATCATCATCCAGCGCCGCCGCGCCGCCCGCCGCCGGGAGGAGCCGGGCGCCCGCCACTCACTCTTCGAGTGA
- a CDS encoding glycoside hydrolase family 9 protein, with translation MTPSPRRLALLAAATAVALTAATAGAAHAEPPPDAPEQIDNGDFSAGVSPWFSYGTGPLGVTDGRLCATVPGGLANPWDAGIGQDGVPLVAGAEYTLGFDVSATPGTAVKAVLQLGTAPYTTYASVDATAGGTAQRFEKTFTVAEGNPAAQLIFQVGGSAAEQTVCLDDVSLRGGDPPEPYVPDTGPRVRVNQVGYLPGGPKNATVVTSATEALPWQLRSAAGAILASGTTTPRGVDAASGQNVQTLDFSSYRTPGAGLTLTVDGETSHPFDISGTLYDRLRADSLQFFYAQRSGITIDGDLIGAEYARPAGHLGVAPNKGDTSVPCQPGVCDYSLDVRGGWYDAGDHGKYVVNGGIATYQLLNTFERTRTAATAGHGAALGDSTLRVPERGNGVPDVLDEARWELEFLLRMQVPAGKPLAGMAHHKIHDRNWTGLPLAPHDDPEQRELHPPSTAATLNLAAVAAQCARLFAPYDAAFAKRCGTAAKTAYAAAKANPARYASPADSTGGGAYDDTNVTDEFYWAAVELYLTTGEQAYLVDLTASAHHTGDVFDPRGFGWQGVAALGRLDLATVPNGLPAADLARVRASVTAAADAHLAEAARQAYGLPMPGDAGSYFWGGNSNIINNAVVLATAFDLTRDAKYRDGAVQAMDYVLGRNALNISYVTGWGEHAAENQHSRIFGHQLDPDLPKPPAGSLAGGPNAALQDPFAAKLLAGCKPMFCYVDDINSYATNEVAINWNSALAWIASFLADQGDSAAVPAPTCSATYTNYGTWQGGTGFTAQVTIRNTGTSTVDGWTARFAFTGDQQVREAWLAKAAQAGATVTAKNESYNARIAPGGTVTFGFNAVTGGGANPAPGLITVNGAACTLS, from the coding sequence GTGACGCCATCCCCACGCCGCCTCGCGCTGCTCGCGGCCGCGACCGCCGTCGCCCTGACCGCAGCCACCGCCGGCGCCGCCCACGCCGAACCACCCCCCGACGCCCCCGAGCAGATCGACAACGGCGACTTCAGCGCCGGCGTGTCCCCCTGGTTCTCCTACGGCACCGGCCCGCTCGGCGTCACCGACGGCCGGCTCTGCGCCACCGTGCCCGGCGGCCTGGCCAACCCGTGGGACGCCGGCATCGGCCAGGACGGCGTGCCGCTGGTCGCCGGGGCGGAGTACACCCTCGGCTTCGACGTCTCCGCCACCCCCGGCACCGCCGTCAAGGCCGTGCTGCAACTGGGCACCGCCCCCTACACGACGTACGCCAGCGTCGACGCCACCGCCGGCGGCACCGCCCAGCGGTTCGAGAAGACGTTCACGGTCGCCGAAGGCAACCCGGCCGCCCAACTGATCTTCCAGGTCGGCGGCAGCGCGGCCGAGCAGACCGTCTGCCTGGACGACGTCTCCCTGCGCGGCGGCGACCCGCCCGAACCGTACGTGCCCGACACCGGGCCACGGGTGCGGGTCAACCAGGTCGGCTACCTGCCCGGCGGGCCGAAGAACGCCACCGTAGTGACCTCGGCGACCGAGGCCCTGCCCTGGCAGCTCCGCTCGGCCGCCGGCGCCATCCTGGCCAGCGGCACCACCACCCCGCGCGGCGTCGACGCCGCCTCCGGGCAGAACGTGCAGACGCTCGACTTCTCGTCGTACCGGACCCCGGGGGCGGGGCTCACCCTGACCGTCGACGGCGAGACCAGCCACCCCTTCGACATCTCGGGCACCCTCTACGACCGGCTGCGCGCCGACTCCCTCCAGTTCTTCTACGCCCAGCGCAGCGGCATCACCATCGACGGCGACCTGATCGGCGCGGAGTACGCCCGCCCGGCCGGGCACCTCGGCGTGGCGCCCAACAAGGGCGACACCTCCGTGCCCTGCCAGCCGGGCGTCTGCGACTACTCGCTGGACGTGCGCGGCGGCTGGTACGACGCCGGTGACCACGGCAAGTACGTCGTCAACGGCGGCATCGCCACCTACCAGCTGCTGAACACCTTCGAGCGGACCCGCACGGCCGCCACCGCCGGACACGGCGCCGCCCTCGGCGACAGCACGCTGCGGGTGCCCGAGCGCGGCAACGGCGTACCGGACGTCCTCGACGAGGCCCGCTGGGAGCTGGAGTTCCTGCTGCGCATGCAGGTGCCGGCCGGCAAGCCGCTCGCGGGGATGGCCCACCACAAGATCCACGACCGGAACTGGACCGGGCTGCCGCTCGCCCCGCACGACGACCCCGAGCAGCGCGAGCTGCACCCGCCGTCCACGGCCGCCACGCTCAACCTGGCCGCCGTCGCCGCGCAGTGCGCGCGGCTGTTCGCCCCCTACGACGCGGCCTTCGCGAAGCGCTGCGGCACCGCGGCGAAGACGGCCTACGCCGCCGCGAAGGCCAACCCGGCGCGGTACGCCAGCCCCGCCGACAGCACCGGCGGCGGCGCGTACGACGACACGAACGTCACCGACGAGTTCTACTGGGCCGCCGTCGAGCTCTACCTGACCACCGGCGAGCAGGCGTACCTGGTGGACCTCACCGCGTCGGCGCACCACACCGGCGACGTGTTCGACCCGCGCGGCTTCGGCTGGCAGGGTGTCGCGGCGCTGGGCCGCCTCGACCTGGCCACCGTGCCGAACGGGCTGCCGGCCGCCGACCTGGCCCGCGTGCGCGCCTCGGTCACCGCCGCCGCCGACGCCCACCTCGCCGAGGCGGCCCGGCAGGCGTACGGGCTGCCCATGCCCGGCGACGCGGGCAGCTACTTCTGGGGCGGCAACAGCAACATCATCAACAACGCGGTCGTGCTGGCCACCGCCTTCGACCTGACCCGCGACGCGAAGTACCGCGACGGCGCGGTGCAGGCGATGGACTACGTCCTCGGCCGCAACGCCCTGAACATCTCGTACGTGACCGGGTGGGGCGAGCACGCGGCGGAGAACCAGCACAGCCGGATCTTCGGCCACCAGCTCGACCCCGACCTGCCGAAGCCGCCCGCCGGCTCCCTGGCCGGCGGCCCGAACGCCGCCCTGCAGGATCCGTTCGCCGCCAAGCTGCTCGCCGGCTGCAAGCCGATGTTCTGCTACGTCGACGACATCAACTCGTACGCGACCAACGAGGTGGCGATCAACTGGAACTCGGCGCTGGCCTGGATCGCCTCGTTCCTGGCCGACCAGGGTGACTCGGCGGCGGTGCCGGCGCCCACCTGCTCCGCCACGTACACCAACTACGGCACCTGGCAGGGCGGCACCGGATTCACCGCCCAGGTGACCATCCGCAACACCGGCACCAGCACCGTCGACGGGTGGACGGCCCGCTTCGCCTTCACCGGCGATCAGCAGGTACGCGAGGCGTGGCTGGCGAAGGCGGCCCAGGCGGGGGCCACGGTCACCGCGAAGAACGAGTCGTACAACGCCAGGATCGCCCCGGGCGGCACCGTCACCTTCGGCTTCAACGCCGTGACCGGCGGCGGCGCCAACCCGGCACCCGGCCTGATCACCGTCAACGGCGCGGCCTGCACGCTCTCCTGA